Proteins encoded by one window of Phytohabitans houttuyneae:
- a CDS encoding winged helix-turn-helix transcriptional regulator: MASRYHCPVELTMDVVGGKWRPVILAHLKEGVHRYGELRRRMPEVSEKMLVQRLRELEADGLVSRHERDTNPPWVEYRLTDEGRSLAPVLQAMYDWGLERARRTGATIIDPPT; the protein is encoded by the coding sequence ATGGCGAGCCGCTACCACTGCCCGGTCGAGCTGACCATGGACGTGGTCGGCGGCAAATGGCGCCCGGTCATCCTCGCCCACCTGAAGGAAGGCGTGCACCGCTACGGCGAGCTGCGCCGCCGCATGCCCGAGGTGAGCGAGAAGATGCTGGTGCAGCGCCTGCGCGAGCTGGAGGCCGACGGCCTGGTGAGCCGCCACGAGCGCGACACCAACCCGCCCTGGGTCGAGTACCGCCTGACGGACGAGGGCCGCAGCCTGGCCCCGGTGCTCCAGGCCATGTACGACTGGGGCCTGGAGCGCGCCCGCCGCACCGGCGCCACGATCATCGACCCACCCACCTGA
- a CDS encoding group II truncated hemoglobin produces the protein MVHPPTLFEWAGGTEALTRLTEAFYRRVVEDELLRPLFAHMDPAHPRYVALWLGEVFGGPAAYTAERGGYPHMLRQHLGKAITEAQRRRWVNLLMDAADEVALPSDPEFRAAFAGYIEWGTRLAVQNSQPGAHPPQEAPVPKWGWGVAPPYQISP, from the coding sequence ATGGTGCACCCACCGACGTTGTTCGAATGGGCCGGCGGCACGGAGGCGCTCACGCGGCTCACCGAGGCGTTCTACCGCCGGGTCGTCGAGGACGAGCTGCTCCGGCCGCTCTTCGCCCACATGGACCCCGCCCACCCGCGGTACGTGGCGCTCTGGCTCGGTGAGGTCTTCGGCGGGCCGGCGGCGTACACGGCCGAGCGGGGCGGCTACCCGCACATGCTGCGGCAGCACCTCGGCAAGGCGATCACCGAGGCGCAGCGGCGGCGGTGGGTCAACCTGCTGATGGACGCGGCGGACGAGGTGGCGCTGCCGAGCGACCCGGAGTTCCGGGCGGCGTTCGCGGGCTACATCGAGTGGGGCACCCGGCTGGCGGTGCAGAACAGTCAGCCGGGTGCCCATCCACCCCAGGAGGCCCCGGTGCCGAAGTGGGGCTGGGGTGTCGCACCCCCGTACCAGATCAGCCCTTGA
- a CDS encoding carbohydrate ABC transporter permease: MSTPRSQRSRAGTVAANTVGVLFVIVMAFPVYWVLNTAFKPASEVLSFTPSFWPENPTLDNFRSAIKAPFFLVDLRNGLIITTTAVAGAIVVGFLAALAIARFRFYGRRALIMVVLGVQLVPLLALLIPLYLMLNRANLTNSLVGVSITYLVLILPYTVWTLRGFIAAVPRELDEAALVDGCSRWQTFYRIILPLTGPGLVATSIYGFIQAWNEFIIINTLNNPETQNLMAWLLQNQTNRGTAWGPLMAGALITSLPVVVFFLAIQRNIAVGLTAGAVKG, translated from the coding sequence ATGTCCACACCACGCTCCCAGCGCTCGCGCGCGGGCACGGTGGCGGCGAACACCGTCGGCGTGCTCTTCGTCATCGTCATGGCGTTCCCGGTCTACTGGGTGCTGAACACCGCCTTCAAGCCGGCGTCCGAGGTGCTCTCGTTCACGCCCTCGTTCTGGCCGGAAAACCCGACGCTGGACAACTTCCGGTCGGCCATCAAGGCGCCGTTCTTCCTCGTCGACCTCCGCAACGGCCTCATCATCACCACGACCGCGGTGGCCGGCGCGATCGTCGTCGGCTTCCTGGCGGCGCTGGCGATCGCCCGGTTCCGCTTCTACGGCCGGCGGGCGCTCATCATGGTGGTCCTCGGCGTGCAGCTCGTACCGCTGCTCGCGCTGCTCATCCCGCTCTACCTGATGCTCAACCGGGCCAACCTCACCAACAGCCTCGTCGGCGTCAGCATCACGTACCTCGTGCTGATCCTGCCCTACACGGTGTGGACGCTGCGCGGCTTCATCGCGGCGGTGCCGCGCGAGCTCGACGAGGCGGCGCTGGTGGACGGCTGCAGCCGGTGGCAGACGTTCTACCGCATCATCCTGCCGCTGACCGGGCCGGGCCTCGTGGCCACGTCGATCTACGGGTTCATCCAGGCGTGGAACGAGTTCATCATCATCAACACGCTCAACAACCCGGAGACCCAGAACCTCATGGCCTGGCTGCTGCAGAACCAGACCAACCGCGGTACCGCCTGGGGCCCGCTGATGGCCGGCGCCCTGATCACGTCGCTGCCCGTCGTGGTGTTCTTCCTCGCCATCCAGCGCAACATCGCGGTCGGCCTCACCGCCGGCGCGGTCAAGGGCTGA
- a CDS encoding carbohydrate ABC transporter permease, producing the protein MHAVDSPATAPPAPAPSAPSTPDRHRARRRRRPQWTPLILAIPTLVLLAGLLAYPLGRMLVLSFQDMQLRHLFSGATPPWVGFDNYKDILTDGVFWSVVARTAIFTVVSVTISIVLGLGVALLMQRVSSGVRIAMVITMMFVWAIPQLVSAQIFKWMVDADFGVLNYMIDQIPGVDFANHSWFADPTQGWIVITTLVVWAGIPFLAITLHAGLTQVPQDLREAALVDGASSWQTLRNIILPVLRPLIVIVTTLSVIWNFGLFTQVWALRDSKPEQEYQTLATYAFTQAFGRNEYSLGSAISVITVILMLGVMAFYVKQMFQIGEVD; encoded by the coding sequence ATGCACGCCGTCGACAGCCCGGCGACCGCGCCACCGGCGCCGGCGCCATCCGCGCCATCCACACCGGACAGACACCGGGCACGCCGGCGGCGTCGTCCCCAGTGGACACCCCTGATTCTCGCCATCCCCACGCTCGTGCTGCTGGCCGGCCTGCTCGCCTACCCGCTCGGCCGCATGCTCGTGCTGTCCTTCCAGGACATGCAGCTGCGGCACCTCTTCTCCGGTGCCACCCCGCCGTGGGTGGGGTTCGACAACTACAAGGACATCCTGACCGACGGTGTCTTCTGGAGCGTGGTGGCCCGCACCGCGATCTTCACCGTCGTCTCGGTGACCATCTCGATCGTGCTCGGCCTGGGCGTGGCGCTGCTGATGCAGCGGGTCAGCAGCGGCGTGCGGATCGCCATGGTGATCACCATGATGTTCGTCTGGGCGATACCGCAGCTGGTCTCCGCGCAGATCTTCAAGTGGATGGTGGACGCCGACTTCGGCGTGCTCAACTACATGATCGACCAGATACCGGGCGTCGACTTCGCCAACCACAGCTGGTTCGCCGACCCCACGCAGGGCTGGATCGTCATCACCACACTCGTCGTCTGGGCCGGCATCCCGTTCCTCGCGATCACCCTCCACGCCGGCCTCACCCAGGTGCCCCAGGACCTGCGCGAGGCCGCGCTTGTCGACGGCGCCAGCTCCTGGCAGACGTTGCGCAACATCATCCTTCCCGTCCTGCGGCCGCTGATCGTCATCGTCACCACGCTCTCGGTGATCTGGAACTTCGGGCTCTTCACCCAGGTCTGGGCGCTGCGCGACAGCAAACCCGAGCAGGAGTACCAGACCCTCGCCACGTACGCGTTCACGCAGGCGTTCGGGCGCAACGAGTACAGCCTCGGCTCGGCCATCTCGGTGATCACCGTGATCCTGATGCTGGGCGTGATGGCGTTCTACGTGAAGCAGATGTTCCAGATCGGAGAGGTCGACTGA
- a CDS encoding extracellular solute-binding protein, translated as MRHRIAIAAALAATLLGAAACGGSDDTGANDTSAQALDGKGKTIKVWLMVDAQSAWKEVVEDANARFTAATGANVTVEYQQWANHLTKLDATLAGNDVPDVVELGNTEMPKYVFSGAFAELDKSRFENSANWLQGLSGPCELDGKTYCVPYYAGARVLIYRTDLFEAAGLKPPTSYAEVIAAADALKAKNGSSKKFAAFYMPGAYWYAAMSWVHAEGGQIAKKDGDKWVGTLSEPQAQAGLQKWADLVKNYSAGDVTKDENDHAAIFAQGESAMLYGHGWEVGATQEQRKDPNDPNSALVPTKVKGKVASAPMPGIPSFLGGSDLGVASKSQNQALAAEWIKYFTDTKSQEALLAKAVLPNATNLLDKAAAVKGNEATALAAKSSWFVPMAEKWADVEKASVLQQMLRDIVTGKKSVADAAAWGDAEIAKTLNG; from the coding sequence GTGAGACACAGGATCGCTATCGCCGCGGCGCTCGCCGCGACGCTGCTGGGCGCGGCCGCGTGCGGCGGCTCCGACGACACCGGAGCCAACGACACGTCGGCCCAGGCCCTTGACGGCAAGGGCAAGACCATCAAGGTCTGGCTGATGGTCGACGCGCAGTCCGCCTGGAAGGAGGTCGTCGAGGACGCCAACGCGCGGTTCACGGCGGCGACCGGTGCCAACGTGACGGTCGAGTACCAGCAGTGGGCCAACCACCTCACCAAGCTGGACGCCACCCTCGCCGGCAACGACGTGCCCGACGTGGTCGAGCTCGGCAACACCGAGATGCCCAAGTACGTCTTCAGCGGCGCGTTCGCCGAGCTGGACAAGAGCCGCTTCGAAAACTCCGCCAACTGGCTCCAGGGTCTCTCCGGCCCCTGCGAGCTGGACGGCAAGACCTACTGCGTGCCCTACTACGCGGGTGCGCGGGTGCTCATCTACCGCACCGACCTCTTCGAGGCCGCCGGCCTCAAGCCGCCGACCAGCTACGCCGAGGTGATCGCGGCGGCGGACGCGCTCAAGGCGAAGAACGGCAGCAGCAAGAAGTTCGCCGCCTTCTACATGCCGGGCGCCTACTGGTACGCGGCGATGTCCTGGGTGCACGCCGAGGGCGGGCAGATCGCCAAGAAGGACGGCGACAAGTGGGTCGGTACGCTCTCCGAGCCGCAGGCGCAGGCCGGCCTCCAGAAGTGGGCCGACCTGGTCAAGAACTACTCGGCCGGCGACGTGACCAAGGACGAGAACGACCACGCGGCGATCTTCGCGCAGGGTGAGTCGGCGATGCTCTACGGCCACGGCTGGGAGGTCGGCGCCACGCAGGAGCAGCGCAAAGACCCGAACGACCCCAACTCCGCGCTCGTACCGACGAAGGTGAAGGGCAAGGTCGCCTCGGCGCCGATGCCGGGCATCCCGTCCTTCCTCGGTGGCTCCGACCTCGGCGTCGCCTCGAAGAGCCAGAACCAGGCGCTCGCCGCTGAGTGGATCAAGTACTTCACCGACACCAAGTCGCAGGAGGCCCTGCTGGCCAAGGCCGTGCTGCCGAACGCCACCAACCTGCTCGACAAGGCCGCCGCCGTGAAGGGCAACGAGGCGACCGCGCTGGCCGCGAAGAGCAGCTGGTTCGTGCCGATGGCCGAGAAGTGGGCGGACGTCGAGAAGGCGTCCGTGCTCCAGCAGATGCTGCGCGACATCGTCACCGGCAAGAAGTCGGTGGCCGACGCCGCCGCGTGGGGCGATGCCGAGATCGCAAAGACGCTCAACGGCTGA
- a CDS encoding MurR/RpiR family transcriptional regulator → MVEREVDGHAPTAVVDASVILTMRAKLPEFTGALQRVAELVLADPANAARSTIVELAERSGTSPATVTRFCRALGFEGYADLRLGIAAETGRARAAGWSVDIGREIEPGDPLEKVLEQVMAADTRAMHDTAALLDLSEVERAAQAIAGASRVSIFGASGSALVGEEMQFSLHRIGVAAWAWTDVHNGLASAALSRPGDVALGISHSGQTRETIEMLAEAAGHGATTIALTSFPRSALAELADVVLLTATQATTFRPDALSARHPQLVVLDLLYVAVAQRTHQRSHAAFQRTAQAVDPHKAAKHSGVH, encoded by the coding sequence ATGGTCGAGCGCGAGGTGGACGGTCACGCGCCGACGGCAGTGGTCGACGCGTCGGTGATCCTCACCATGCGCGCGAAGCTGCCGGAGTTCACCGGAGCGCTGCAGCGGGTGGCCGAGCTGGTGCTCGCCGATCCGGCGAATGCCGCGCGGTCCACGATCGTCGAGCTGGCCGAGCGGAGCGGCACGTCGCCGGCGACCGTCACCCGGTTCTGCCGGGCCCTCGGCTTCGAGGGGTACGCGGACCTCCGCCTCGGCATCGCCGCCGAGACGGGCCGGGCGCGGGCGGCCGGGTGGAGCGTCGACATCGGTCGCGAGATCGAGCCCGGCGACCCGCTCGAAAAGGTGCTCGAACAGGTCATGGCGGCCGACACGCGCGCCATGCACGACACCGCTGCGCTGCTCGACCTGTCCGAAGTGGAACGTGCGGCGCAGGCGATCGCCGGCGCGTCGCGGGTCAGCATCTTCGGTGCCAGCGGCAGCGCGCTCGTCGGCGAGGAGATGCAGTTCAGCCTCCACCGCATCGGGGTGGCGGCCTGGGCGTGGACCGACGTCCACAACGGACTGGCCAGCGCGGCGCTCTCCCGACCGGGTGACGTGGCGCTGGGGATCTCCCACAGTGGACAGACTCGGGAGACCATCGAGATGCTCGCCGAGGCCGCCGGCCACGGCGCCACCACCATCGCACTGACGAGCTTTCCCCGCTCCGCCCTCGCCGAGCTGGCCGACGTCGTGCTCCTGACCGCGACCCAGGCCACCACCTTCCGGCCCGACGCCCTCTCCGCCCGCCACCCGCAGCTCGTCGTCCTCGACCTGCTCTACGTGGCGGTCGCCCAGCGCACCCACCAACGTTCGCACGCGGCCTTCCAGCGCACCGCGCAGGCCGTCGACCCCCACAAGGCCGCCAAGCACAGCGGCGTGCACTGA
- a CDS encoding geranylgeranyl reductase family protein, translated as MEMWDVAVVGGGPAGMSAAHAAARAGARTVVLEKATHPRYKTCGGGLLGTSLAAVSGLIDVPADDWVGRATFTLDGRRQIERTSDRPVLAMVRREAFDHALRKAAAEAGAEVRERVTVRGLEDAGGHVVVRPSSGTPLAARAVIGADGSSGITSRHVGVAYAQVDLGLEVELPIPPALRERWRGRLLIDWGPIPGSYAWVFPKGDRLTVGVIAERGQGAATKAYLRGFVERLGLSGIEPVHDSGHLTRCRTPDSPLRRGRVLVAGDAGGLLEPWTREGISFALRSGTYAGEAAAAGDLGRYESTVEAQLGTEMWAGRKLLAAYSRRPGAFHTLLATPTGWSLFARFCRGEPVLLNAVRRRSVRAALRALS; from the coding sequence GTGGAGATGTGGGATGTCGCCGTCGTCGGCGGGGGACCGGCCGGCATGTCCGCCGCGCACGCCGCGGCGCGGGCCGGCGCACGCACGGTCGTGCTGGAAAAGGCCACCCACCCGCGGTACAAGACGTGCGGCGGTGGCCTGCTCGGCACCTCGCTCGCGGCCGTGAGCGGGCTGATCGACGTGCCGGCCGACGACTGGGTGGGGCGGGCCACGTTCACGCTCGACGGCCGCCGCCAGATCGAGCGCACGAGCGACCGGCCGGTGCTGGCCATGGTGCGCCGGGAGGCGTTCGACCACGCGCTGCGCAAGGCCGCGGCCGAGGCGGGGGCCGAGGTCCGCGAGCGGGTCACGGTCCGCGGCCTGGAGGACGCCGGCGGCCACGTCGTGGTCCGACCATCATCTGGTACGCCCCTCGCGGCGCGCGCCGTGATCGGAGCGGATGGCTCGTCGGGCATCACGTCCCGGCACGTGGGCGTCGCGTATGCGCAGGTGGACCTCGGCCTGGAGGTCGAGCTGCCCATCCCGCCCGCGCTGCGTGAGCGCTGGCGGGGGCGGCTGCTCATCGACTGGGGCCCGATCCCCGGCTCGTACGCGTGGGTCTTTCCCAAGGGCGACCGCCTCACGGTCGGCGTGATCGCCGAGCGGGGGCAGGGGGCGGCGACGAAGGCGTACCTGCGGGGCTTCGTCGAGCGCCTCGGCCTGTCCGGCATCGAGCCGGTCCACGACTCGGGCCACCTGACCCGCTGCCGCACCCCAGACTCCCCACTGCGCCGGGGCCGCGTGCTGGTGGCCGGCGACGCGGGTGGCCTGCTGGAGCCGTGGACCCGCGAGGGCATCAGCTTCGCGCTCCGCTCCGGCACGTACGCCGGCGAGGCCGCCGCGGCCGGCGACCTGGGCCGCTACGAGTCCACTGTGGAGGCGCAGCTGGGCACGGAGATGTGGGCGGGCCGGAAGCTGCTGGCCGCGTACAGCAGGCGGCCGGGCGCGTTCCACACGCTGCTGGCGACCCCGACAGGCTGGAGCCTGTTCGCGAGGTTCTGCCGCGGCGAGCCGGTACTCCTCAACGCCGTACGCCGCCGCTCGGTCCGCGCCGCCCTCCGCGCCCTCAGCTAG
- a CDS encoding nucleoside hydrolase: MAIPMILDCDPGHDDALAIMLAAADPHLDLLAITTVAGNTTLDKATLNARRVCTIAGISGVPVAAGCDRPLVAELQIADDIHGESGLDGPAFGEPTVPLAGEDAVSLMRRLLLDHPEPVTLVPTGPLTNIATLLRDHPTVLPKIREIVFMGGSTGRGNISPYGEFNIFVDPEAADLVLQSGLPVTMIGLNVTHQALVTPDVVTRFRAVGSPLAETCVELMTFFGAAYENVFGLPDPPLHDPIAVARVIDPSLVSCVSAPVAVELTGAHTRGATVVDLHRRTGADPNAQVALDLDVPRFWDLLTGALTKLSGSPAAGSPA, encoded by the coding sequence GTGGCTATCCCGATGATCCTCGACTGCGATCCTGGGCACGACGACGCGCTGGCTATCATGCTGGCCGCCGCCGACCCCCACCTCGACCTGCTGGCGATCACCACGGTGGCCGGCAACACGACCTTGGACAAGGCCACGCTGAACGCGCGCCGGGTGTGCACGATCGCCGGCATCTCGGGGGTACCGGTGGCGGCCGGCTGCGACCGCCCGCTCGTGGCAGAGCTCCAGATCGCGGACGACATCCACGGGGAGAGTGGGCTCGACGGTCCCGCGTTCGGCGAGCCGACCGTGCCGCTGGCCGGCGAGGACGCGGTGAGCCTGATGCGGCGGCTGCTGCTCGATCACCCCGAGCCGGTGACGCTGGTACCCACCGGCCCGCTGACGAACATCGCCACGCTGCTGCGCGACCACCCCACGGTCCTCCCCAAGATCCGCGAGATCGTGTTCATGGGCGGCTCGACCGGGCGGGGCAACATCAGCCCGTACGGGGAGTTCAACATCTTCGTCGACCCGGAGGCCGCCGACCTGGTCCTCCAGTCCGGGCTGCCGGTCACCATGATCGGCCTGAACGTCACCCACCAGGCGCTCGTCACGCCCGACGTGGTGACCCGCTTCCGCGCGGTGGGCAGCCCGCTCGCCGAGACGTGCGTGGAGCTGATGACGTTCTTCGGCGCCGCGTACGAGAACGTCTTCGGCCTGCCCGACCCGCCGCTGCACGACCCGATCGCGGTCGCGCGGGTGATCGACCCGTCGCTCGTGTCGTGCGTGTCCGCGCCGGTCGCGGTGGAGCTGACCGGCGCGCACACGCGCGGCGCCACGGTGGTGGACCTGCACCGGCGTACCGGCGCGGACCCCAATGCCCAGGTGGCGTTGGACCTCGACGTCCCCCGCTTCTGGGACCTGCTGACCGGGGCGCTCACGAAGCTGTCAGGATCCCCAGCCGCTGGGTCGCCCGCGTGA
- a CDS encoding HelD family protein, with protein MSSNSAEISHEQGYVSALYRRLDEMREQSARRLATLLRQSGGTPQAKTERDSGVALYTDQVAQYGAVEAGLCFGRLDFEADGEPARYIGRIGIFDDEHDHRSLLVDWRAPAARPFYLATAASPDGVRRRRQIRTRRRTVVALDDEVLDLEAARDSVHEGLTGEAALLSALSASRTGRMRDIVETIQAEQDRIIRAPMEGVLVVQGGPGTGKTAVALHRAAYLLYTHRRELSTRAVLIVGPNQTFLRYISQVLPSLAETGVLLGTLGDLFPGVTARRAEPDEVAEIKGRPVMADVLAAAVRDRQRVPDEPLPITLETAAQGETLYLQPATIRAARERARRSEKPHNLARQVFDTEIVHALAAQLAEKIGFDPYADDPLGGDDAPGEEILFDEADLAEIRRELRKEPEVLGTLDWLWPILTPQQLVAGLFASDKRLAVAFEHLGEDAAKLRRDPIGGFAPADVPLLDEAAELLGEDEASKAALAERLRQARIAYAEGALEIARGSVSIDAEDEVENEILSATDIIGASELAERHEDGDRLTAAQRAAADRTWAFGHVIVDEAQELSPMAWRLLMRRCPNRSITAVGDVAQTGDLAGTSSWDGIFAPYVADRWRLAELKVNYRTPSEIMAVAADVLARIDPALEPPRSVRQTGVEPWTRPLDTAQLPKVVIDEAAEVGDGRLGVIVPAGRLAELGPPIAEAVPDVVLGAEPDLEKRVAVLTVRQAKGLEFDAVVVVDPDAIVAESPRGQNDLYVALTRATQRLGILTAS; from the coding sequence TTGTCAAGCAACTCCGCGGAGATTTCCCACGAGCAGGGATACGTCTCGGCTCTCTACCGACGGTTGGACGAGATGCGCGAGCAGTCCGCGCGCCGCCTCGCCACGCTGCTGCGCCAGAGCGGCGGCACGCCGCAGGCCAAGACCGAGCGGGACAGCGGCGTCGCGCTCTACACGGACCAGGTCGCACAGTACGGCGCCGTGGAGGCCGGCCTCTGCTTCGGCCGCCTCGACTTCGAAGCGGACGGCGAGCCGGCGCGGTACATCGGTCGCATCGGCATCTTCGACGACGAGCACGACCACCGCTCGCTCCTGGTGGACTGGCGGGCGCCGGCGGCCCGGCCGTTCTACCTGGCGACGGCGGCTTCTCCGGACGGGGTGCGGCGGCGCCGCCAGATCCGTACCCGCCGCCGCACCGTCGTGGCGCTGGACGACGAGGTGCTCGACCTGGAGGCGGCCCGCGACTCCGTCCACGAGGGACTGACCGGCGAGGCGGCGCTGCTGTCCGCGCTCTCGGCCAGCCGCACCGGGCGGATGCGGGACATCGTCGAGACCATCCAGGCCGAGCAGGATCGCATCATCCGGGCGCCGATGGAGGGCGTGCTGGTGGTGCAGGGCGGGCCGGGCACCGGCAAGACGGCGGTGGCGCTGCACCGGGCGGCGTACCTGCTCTACACCCACCGCCGCGAGCTCTCCACCCGCGCGGTGCTGATCGTGGGACCCAACCAGACCTTCCTCCGGTACATCTCCCAGGTGCTGCCGTCCCTCGCCGAGACCGGGGTGCTGCTGGGCACGCTGGGCGACCTGTTTCCGGGCGTGACCGCGCGCCGCGCCGAGCCCGACGAGGTGGCCGAGATCAAGGGTCGCCCGGTGATGGCCGACGTGCTCGCGGCGGCGGTGCGCGACCGGCAGCGGGTGCCCGACGAGCCGCTGCCGATCACCCTCGAGACCGCCGCGCAGGGCGAGACGCTGTACCTCCAGCCGGCCACCATCCGCGCGGCGCGGGAGCGGGCGCGGCGGTCGGAGAAGCCGCACAACCTGGCGCGGCAGGTCTTCGACACGGAGATCGTGCACGCGCTCGCCGCCCAGCTCGCCGAGAAGATCGGCTTCGACCCGTACGCCGACGACCCGCTCGGCGGCGACGACGCGCCCGGCGAGGAGATCCTCTTCGACGAGGCCGACCTCGCCGAGATCCGCCGCGAGCTGCGCAAGGAGCCGGAGGTGCTGGGCACGCTCGACTGGCTGTGGCCGATCCTCACGCCGCAGCAGCTCGTGGCCGGCCTCTTCGCGTCGGACAAGCGCCTCGCGGTCGCCTTCGAGCACCTCGGCGAGGACGCGGCGAAGCTGCGGCGGGACCCGATCGGCGGGTTCGCGCCGGCCGACGTGCCGCTGCTCGACGAGGCCGCCGAGCTGCTCGGCGAAGACGAGGCGAGCAAGGCGGCGCTGGCCGAGCGGCTGCGGCAGGCCCGCATCGCGTACGCGGAAGGTGCCCTGGAGATCGCCCGCGGTTCGGTGTCGATCGACGCGGAGGACGAGGTGGAAAACGAGATCCTCTCGGCGACCGACATCATCGGCGCGAGCGAGCTGGCCGAGCGGCACGAGGACGGCGACCGGCTGACCGCGGCGCAGCGGGCGGCGGCCGACCGCACCTGGGCGTTCGGGCACGTGATCGTCGACGAGGCGCAGGAGCTGTCCCCGATGGCGTGGCGGCTGCTGATGCGGCGCTGCCCGAACCGGTCGATCACCGCGGTGGGCGACGTGGCGCAGACCGGCGACCTGGCCGGTACCTCGTCGTGGGACGGGATCTTCGCGCCGTACGTGGCGGACCGGTGGAGGCTGGCCGAGCTCAAGGTCAACTACCGGACGCCGTCGGAGATCATGGCGGTCGCGGCCGACGTGCTGGCCCGCATCGACCCGGCGCTGGAGCCGCCCCGCTCGGTGCGGCAGACCGGCGTCGAGCCGTGGACCCGCCCGCTGGACACCGCCCAGCTGCCCAAGGTCGTCATCGACGAGGCGGCCGAGGTCGGTGACGGGCGGCTCGGCGTGATCGTGCCGGCCGGCCGCCTGGCCGAGCTGGGCCCGCCGATCGCCGAGGCGGTGCCCGACGTCGTCCTGGGCGCCGAACCCGACCTGGAGAAGCGGGTCGCGGTCCTGACCGTACGGCAGGCCAAGGGTCTGGAGTTCGACGCCGTCGTGGTGGTCGACCCGGACGCGATCGTGGCCGAGTCCCCGCGCGGCCAGAACGACCTCTACGTGGCGCTCACGCGGGCGACCCAGCGGCTGGGGATCCTGACAGCTTCGTGA